From the Alloalcanivorax dieselolei B5 genome, one window contains:
- the alc gene encoding allantoicase gives MTDTIIAYPNLAAARLGTEIVSVTDQFFASAERMLAETPPRFIADKFDDHGKWMDGWETRRRRGPGHDSAIVRLGAPGDVHQLEIDTAHFTGNYPMAASVDACVLDDGEDPASARWQPLLTMTALQGDHPHRFTLPAPRHATHVRLNLYPDGGVARFRVLGRPRVDWAGVDADQEVELSAARLGGQVLALSDAHYGWPHSLLYPGRGLNMGDGWETRRRREPGFDWCVIGLGHRGRVTGLEVDTAFFKGNFPAQVSVQAANLEGHADTALLRASSMFWPTLLTPQPLGPDAIHHFQDQLETLDAVTHVRLNMHPDGGISRFRVFGQIQ, from the coding sequence ATGACGGACACCATCATCGCCTACCCTAATCTCGCCGCCGCCCGGCTGGGCACCGAGATCGTATCGGTTACCGACCAGTTCTTCGCCAGCGCCGAACGCATGTTGGCGGAGACACCCCCCCGATTCATCGCCGACAAATTCGATGATCACGGCAAATGGATGGATGGCTGGGAAACCCGCCGCCGCCGCGGCCCCGGACACGACAGCGCAATCGTGCGTCTGGGCGCCCCCGGTGACGTCCACCAACTGGAAATCGATACCGCTCACTTCACCGGCAACTACCCCATGGCCGCCTCCGTGGACGCCTGCGTCCTCGACGATGGCGAGGATCCGGCTTCCGCTCGCTGGCAGCCCCTGCTGACCATGACCGCTCTGCAAGGCGACCATCCGCACCGCTTCACCTTGCCTGCCCCACGCCATGCCACCCACGTTCGTCTGAACCTCTATCCCGACGGCGGCGTCGCGCGCTTTCGTGTGCTGGGCCGCCCACGAGTGGACTGGGCCGGCGTTGACGCGGACCAGGAAGTGGAACTGTCGGCGGCCCGGCTTGGCGGCCAGGTCCTGGCTCTGAGCGACGCCCACTACGGCTGGCCGCACTCCCTGCTCTATCCCGGCCGGGGCCTTAACATGGGGGACGGCTGGGAAACCCGGCGGCGCCGCGAACCAGGTTTCGACTGGTGCGTGATCGGTCTGGGCCACCGTGGCCGTGTCACCGGACTGGAAGTGGACACGGCCTTTTTTAAAGGCAACTTTCCGGCTCAGGTATCGGTGCAAGCGGCCAATCTGGAAGGCCATGCGGACACCGCCCTGCTGCGTGCCTCCAGTATGTTCTGGCCGACGCTGCTGACACCGCAACCGCTGGGCCCGGATGCCATACACCATTTCCAGGACCAGTTGGAAACCCTGGATGCGGTGACCCATGTTCGTCTTAACATGCACCCGGATGGCGGCATCAGCCGCTTCCGCGTGTTCGGCCAGATACAATGA
- a CDS encoding ureidoglycolate lyase — MTTQELTLEPLTAEAFTPFGDLIHSHERDYFLINDGQCRRYHRLAKVETGTDGGAILSLFRPRPISLPHTLVLMERHPLGSQAFVPLAGQPYIVVVAPPGPPPAVADLRAFLITDGTGVNYHAGTWHHPLLALSPDGDFLVVDREGPGSNCEEHLLEGIRLPVAPV; from the coding sequence ATGACCACTCAAGAGCTGACACTGGAGCCGTTGACGGCGGAGGCGTTCACCCCCTTCGGCGACCTCATCCACAGCCATGAGCGGGACTACTTCCTGATCAACGATGGCCAATGCCGGCGTTACCACCGGCTGGCCAAAGTGGAAACCGGCACCGACGGCGGCGCCATTCTCAGTCTGTTCCGGCCGCGACCGATCTCACTACCGCACACTCTGGTGCTGATGGAACGCCACCCCCTCGGCAGCCAGGCGTTCGTGCCGCTGGCCGGTCAGCCTTACATCGTGGTGGTCGCCCCTCCCGGACCACCGCCGGCGGTGGCGGACCTGCGCGCTTTTTTGATCACCGATGGCACCGGCGTCAATTATCACGCGGGCACCTGGCATCATCCCCTGCTGGCCCTTTCGCCTGACGGCGACTTTCTGGTAGTGGACCGGGAAGGCCCGGGCAGCAATTGCGAGGAACATCTTCTGGAGGGTATCCGCCTCCCGGTTGCACCCGTATAA
- a CDS encoding GntR family transcriptional regulator has protein sequence MAVDPRTDKQTAASLDAMHTNGSRGSRKATDQTIYDSIYQAVLTQRLPPGSKLPEVALSELFGVSRSIVRKALTRLASDHVTEQSPNQMAVVARPGIEETRQIFAARRLVEGEVTRLVAGTLGKSEAQTLRKLIKEEKSAHERGQDQHRVHCSMAIHQYLARQCPNQVLGKMMLELVLRTSIVIALYKAPGITACFLGNDHGRLADLIIKGEADQAAQLAREHLDTLEGLLDLDEPSGDIDLASILRYT, from the coding sequence ATGGCTGTCGATCCCCGCACGGACAAACAGACCGCCGCGTCGCTGGACGCCATGCACACCAATGGCAGCCGGGGCTCGCGCAAAGCCACCGACCAGACCATCTACGATTCCATCTATCAGGCGGTACTGACCCAGCGGCTGCCTCCCGGTTCGAAGCTGCCGGAAGTGGCGTTAAGCGAACTGTTCGGAGTGAGCCGGTCCATCGTGCGCAAGGCACTGACCCGGTTGGCATCCGATCACGTCACCGAACAAAGCCCCAATCAAATGGCGGTGGTGGCCAGACCCGGCATCGAGGAAACCCGACAAATTTTCGCCGCCCGCCGCCTGGTGGAAGGGGAGGTCACCCGCCTGGTGGCCGGCACCCTGGGCAAATCCGAGGCACAAACCCTGCGCAAACTGATCAAGGAAGAAAAGAGCGCCCACGAGCGTGGCCAGGACCAACACCGCGTGCACTGCTCCATGGCAATTCACCAGTATCTGGCTCGTCAGTGCCCCAATCAGGTGCTCGGCAAGATGATGCTGGAACTGGTATTGCGCACCTCCATTGTCATCGCGCTATACAAAGCCCCGGGCATCACCGCCTGCTTTCTTGGTAATGATCACGGTCGCCTGGCCGATCTGATTATCAAGGGCGAGGCAGACCAGGCCGCGCAACTGGCGCGGGAACACCTGGACACCCTTGAAGGCCTGCTGGATCTGGATGAGCCCTCCGGCGACATCGATCTGGCAAGCATCTTGCGTTACACCTGA